In Myxococcus stipitatus, the following are encoded in one genomic region:
- the glyS gene encoding glycine--tRNA ligase subunit beta, with the protein MARDLLLEVGAEEIPASFIGPALEDLRRVVTERMADARLKHGDVNVYGTPRRLAVLVRGVADAGEDVVKEVLGPSAKAAFDAQGKPTKAAEKFAEGLKLTVEQLGRAQTAKGEYVSARVEEKGRPAADILKDALHVAVHSINFRKSMRWGDVEASFARPVQWLLALLGGDVVPVVFGDVKSGRVTYGHRFLSPGAIELKAPGDYEAVLEKANVVADIAKRRAQLVQKVTAAAKAAGGQVLEDEGLVDQVTNLVELPSPVVGTFEERHLDLPPEVLVQEMKGHQRYFSLVDGAGKLLPKFIAVSNTPVRDEQLSLRGYQRVLRARLADGRFFYDEDRKTPLMDRVEKLGRVVWQGQLGTYLEKVERFRSLAVWLAGQTQRAGESATIERAATLAKADLVTGMVGEFPELQGVMGREYARASGEPEAVALAIFEHYLPRGAEDALPTKDAGALIGIADRLDSLCGIFAIGKAPSGAADPFGLRRACLAIIRLVLGRGYRFSLSVAVDEALRLLAPKLANVKRKAGEPAPREQVLEFFRGRLKALWGEQHRTDVVEAVLAAGFDDLVSAHRRLEALSLIVGRADFQPLAAAFKRVVNIVEKQGRDVAGGQTQPQKLVDDAERQLHTAFTQARNSVAGLVQSDDFSGALKEITGLKPAVDTFFDKVMVMAEDKDLRENRIRLLVEIGALFNQVADFSKIQAETAS; encoded by the coding sequence GTGGCGCGTGACCTGCTGCTGGAAGTCGGAGCGGAGGAGATTCCGGCCTCGTTCATTGGCCCCGCGCTGGAGGACCTGCGGCGCGTGGTGACGGAGCGGATGGCGGACGCGCGGCTCAAGCACGGCGACGTGAATGTCTACGGCACGCCCCGGCGGCTGGCGGTGCTGGTGCGCGGCGTGGCGGACGCGGGCGAGGACGTGGTGAAGGAGGTGCTGGGGCCCAGCGCCAAGGCGGCCTTCGACGCGCAGGGCAAGCCCACCAAGGCGGCCGAGAAGTTCGCCGAGGGCCTCAAGCTGACCGTGGAGCAGCTGGGCCGCGCGCAGACGGCCAAGGGCGAGTACGTCTCCGCCCGCGTGGAGGAGAAGGGGCGTCCGGCGGCGGACATCCTGAAGGACGCGCTGCACGTGGCGGTGCACTCCATCAACTTCCGAAAGTCCATGCGCTGGGGTGACGTGGAGGCGTCCTTCGCGCGTCCGGTGCAGTGGCTGCTGGCGCTCTTGGGCGGCGACGTGGTGCCCGTGGTGTTTGGCGACGTGAAGAGCGGCCGCGTCACCTACGGCCACCGCTTCCTCTCGCCGGGCGCCATCGAGCTCAAGGCCCCGGGCGACTACGAGGCCGTGCTGGAGAAGGCGAACGTGGTGGCGGATATCGCCAAGCGCCGCGCCCAGCTGGTCCAGAAGGTGACGGCGGCGGCCAAGGCGGCCGGTGGCCAGGTCCTGGAGGACGAGGGGTTGGTCGACCAGGTGACGAACCTGGTGGAGCTGCCCAGCCCGGTGGTGGGCACGTTCGAGGAGCGCCACCTGGACCTGCCCCCAGAGGTGCTGGTGCAGGAGATGAAGGGTCACCAGCGCTATTTCTCGCTGGTGGACGGGGCGGGGAAGCTCCTGCCCAAGTTCATCGCCGTGTCCAACACACCCGTGCGTGACGAGCAGCTCAGCCTGCGCGGCTACCAGCGGGTGTTGCGCGCGCGCCTGGCCGACGGCCGCTTCTTCTACGACGAGGACCGCAAGACGCCGCTGATGGACCGCGTGGAGAAGCTGGGCCGCGTGGTGTGGCAGGGGCAGCTGGGCACGTACCTGGAGAAGGTGGAGCGCTTCCGGTCGCTGGCGGTGTGGCTCGCGGGCCAGACGCAGCGGGCAGGGGAGAGCGCGACCATCGAGCGCGCGGCCACCCTGGCCAAGGCGGACCTGGTCACGGGCATGGTGGGTGAGTTCCCGGAGCTCCAGGGCGTCATGGGCCGCGAGTACGCCCGCGCGAGCGGCGAGCCGGAAGCGGTGGCCCTGGCCATCTTCGAGCACTACCTGCCGCGCGGCGCCGAGGACGCGCTGCCCACGAAGGACGCGGGCGCGCTGATTGGCATCGCGGACCGGTTGGATTCGTTGTGCGGCATCTTCGCCATCGGCAAGGCGCCCAGCGGCGCCGCGGACCCGTTCGGTCTGCGCCGGGCCTGCCTCGCCATCATCCGGCTGGTGCTCGGTCGGGGCTATCGCTTCAGCCTGTCGGTGGCGGTGGACGAGGCGCTGCGGCTGCTGGCGCCCAAGCTGGCCAACGTGAAGCGCAAGGCGGGCGAGCCCGCGCCTCGCGAGCAGGTGCTGGAGTTCTTCCGGGGCCGGCTCAAGGCGCTGTGGGGCGAGCAGCACCGCACGGACGTGGTGGAGGCGGTGCTGGCCGCGGGCTTCGACGACCTGGTGTCGGCGCACAGGCGCCTGGAGGCGCTGAGCCTCATCGTCGGGCGGGCGGACTTCCAGCCGTTGGCGGCGGCGTTCAAGCGCGTGGTCAACATCGTGGAGAAGCAGGGCCGCGACGTGGCTGGCGGGCAGACCCAGCCCCAGAAGCTGGTGGATGACGCCGAGCGGCAGCTCCACACGGCCTTCACGCAGGCCCGGAACTCCGTGGCGGGGCTGGTCCAGTCGGACGACTTCTCCGGCGCCCTGAAGGAAATCACCGGGTTGAAGCCCGCGGTGGACACCTTCTTCGACAAGGTGATGGTCATGGCCGAGGACAAGGACCTCCGGGAAAACCGCATCCGGTTGCTCGTGGAGATTGGGGCCTTGTTCAACCAGGTGGCCGACTTCTCGAAGATTCAGGCCGAAACGGCCAGCTGA
- a CDS encoding glycine--tRNA ligase subunit alpha, which produces MYFQDLIFTLQKHWADQGCINTQPYDLEVGAGTMAPYTFLRALGPEPWNVAYVQPSRRPADGRFGENPNRLFQHHQFQVILKPAPKNVQELYLESLRKIRIDPLEHDIRFVEDDWESPTLGAWGLGWEVWCDGMEVTQFTYFQQCGGFDCKPVAAELTYGLERICMYLQNVENVFDIEWVKGVKYREVFHPNEVEMSKYALQESDAAMLFALFDAYEKECKRLNERQLPLPAYDFALKCSHTFNLLDARGAISVTERAAFIKRVRDNARLCAEGYLQMRERLGYPLLKTPWTVGEQPPVLEGKPASDYWKTVQLNKPVEKKEKAEVARGA; this is translated from the coding sequence ATGTATTTCCAGGATCTGATCTTCACGCTCCAGAAGCACTGGGCCGACCAGGGCTGCATCAACACGCAGCCGTATGACCTCGAGGTCGGCGCGGGCACCATGGCCCCCTACACGTTCCTTCGCGCGCTCGGTCCGGAGCCCTGGAACGTGGCGTACGTGCAGCCCTCGCGTCGTCCCGCGGATGGTCGCTTCGGTGAGAACCCGAACCGCCTGTTCCAGCACCATCAGTTCCAGGTCATCCTCAAGCCCGCACCGAAGAACGTGCAGGAGCTGTATCTGGAGTCGCTGCGGAAGATTCGCATCGACCCGCTCGAGCACGACATCCGCTTCGTCGAGGACGACTGGGAGTCGCCAACGCTGGGGGCGTGGGGGTTGGGCTGGGAGGTGTGGTGCGACGGGATGGAGGTGACGCAGTTCACCTACTTCCAGCAGTGCGGAGGGTTCGACTGCAAGCCGGTCGCCGCGGAGCTCACCTACGGGTTGGAGCGCATCTGCATGTACCTGCAGAACGTGGAGAACGTCTTCGACATCGAGTGGGTCAAGGGCGTGAAGTACCGCGAGGTCTTCCACCCGAACGAGGTGGAGATGAGCAAGTACGCGCTCCAGGAGTCGGACGCGGCCATGCTCTTCGCGCTCTTCGACGCGTACGAGAAGGAGTGCAAGCGCCTCAACGAGCGCCAGCTGCCGCTGCCGGCGTACGACTTCGCGCTGAAGTGCTCGCACACGTTCAACCTGCTGGATGCGCGTGGCGCCATCTCCGTGACGGAGCGCGCGGCGTTCATCAAGCGCGTGCGCGACAACGCGCGGCTGTGCGCGGAGGGCTATCTCCAGATGCGTGAGCGTCTGGGTTATCCGCTGCTGAAGACGCCGTGGACGGTGGGGGAGCAGCCGCCGGTGCTCGAGGGCAAGCCCGCCAGCGACTACTGGAAGACGGTGCAGCTCAACAAGCCGGTGGAGAAGAAGGAGAAGGCGGAGGTGGCCCGTGGCGCGTGA
- a CDS encoding protein kinase domain-containing protein — protein MARQVGASEDPDRGRRIGKYEILTRLSLGGMAELFLAFTSGPGGFRKFVAVKQILPDIKKDEQFVQMFLDEARITAAFSHANIGQVFDLGEEDGELYLAMEFLPGQNLEQVIKAAARKQYGLPLGFIGRVIRDTCLGLHYAHHFTDPSGRPVAVVHRDVSPKNVMLTYDGVVKVIDFGIAKARGRLGRTQVGTVKGTSGYMSPEQVRGHAMDGRSDLFSVGVMMHELLTGQRLFNGPHEAAVMLQIVEADVVSPRAGNPIIPEALDAVVMRALSRDAGQRFATCREMARAIEAALGSELFDEDGVTEVMGALFEEKRQKTRTLLELASRAEDARVSEAAGELQQDEGGEHASTAQLPVPRAQLTPSVPSSGTAQTRADGSSAPKPVPQRRPATATDPELVTRAGMGSGPKPVPQRRPATATDPEIPTRAGSGPKTQPRKLQAELPASTQQRTPRPMPALEAGFARTPRPRSEPVEEAAEDLESLDEPSDLSTQQFRTRPPRPGAASAGARGSARGAARGGSRSDTPVQTPAAKSSGSKWVGRLFLLLLLGGVGWAATQPLVRAQFVPAFESVKAWVKAELDPQPAKDPALDAAWPPQQKPGPPPGFPGTTPAPDPRPAAQAAAVEPTPEPEVRTPPPEAPVVKSASGTRKDKETSVAKGTVDPGKGGARGGRGKESKPKTDTEPVTTVTQDPDALAEVVDTSSARGAAKAGMGWLSLSTVPPAAVFDGSTQLGTTPLRKFPLPVGTYSLRVVDPSNADAVSRRLSAPINPGKETTIQIRLADLPLFKE, from the coding sequence ATGGCCAGGCAGGTTGGCGCCAGCGAAGATCCCGACCGGGGGCGGCGCATCGGAAAGTACGAAATCCTCACTCGCCTCTCGTTGGGAGGAATGGCGGAGCTGTTTCTCGCCTTCACCTCGGGACCGGGCGGATTTCGAAAGTTCGTCGCCGTCAAACAGATCCTCCCGGACATCAAGAAGGACGAGCAGTTCGTCCAGATGTTCCTGGACGAGGCGCGCATCACCGCGGCGTTCTCGCACGCGAACATCGGGCAGGTGTTCGACCTGGGCGAGGAGGACGGGGAGCTGTACCTGGCGATGGAGTTCCTGCCAGGACAGAACCTGGAGCAGGTCATCAAGGCCGCCGCGCGCAAGCAGTACGGCTTGCCGCTGGGCTTCATTGGCCGGGTGATTCGCGACACGTGCCTGGGGCTGCACTACGCCCACCACTTCACGGACCCCTCCGGGCGGCCGGTGGCGGTGGTGCATCGGGATGTCTCGCCGAAGAACGTGATGCTCACCTACGACGGTGTCGTCAAGGTGATCGACTTCGGCATCGCGAAGGCGCGTGGCCGGCTGGGCCGCACGCAGGTGGGCACGGTGAAGGGGACCAGCGGCTACATGTCCCCGGAGCAGGTGCGCGGCCACGCGATGGACGGGAGAAGCGACCTGTTCTCCGTGGGCGTGATGATGCACGAGCTGCTCACCGGGCAGCGGCTGTTCAACGGTCCGCATGAAGCCGCGGTGATGTTGCAGATCGTCGAGGCGGACGTGGTGTCGCCTCGCGCGGGCAACCCCATCATTCCGGAGGCCCTGGACGCGGTGGTGATGCGGGCGCTCTCGCGAGACGCGGGGCAGCGCTTCGCGACGTGCAGGGAGATGGCGCGCGCCATCGAGGCGGCGCTGGGCTCCGAGCTGTTCGACGAGGACGGCGTCACCGAGGTGATGGGGGCCCTGTTCGAGGAGAAGCGTCAGAAGACGCGCACGCTCCTGGAGCTGGCCAGCCGCGCCGAGGACGCGCGGGTGAGCGAGGCGGCCGGCGAGCTTCAGCAGGATGAAGGCGGCGAGCACGCCTCCACCGCCCAGTTGCCCGTGCCTCGGGCTCAGCTCACGCCGTCGGTGCCGAGCTCCGGCACGGCGCAGACCCGGGCGGACGGCAGCAGCGCGCCCAAGCCCGTGCCGCAGCGGCGGCCCGCCACCGCGACGGACCCGGAGCTCGTCACCCGGGCGGGGATGGGCAGCGGGCCCAAGCCCGTGCCGCAGCGGCGGCCCGCCACCGCGACGGACCCGGAGATTCCGACCCGCGCGGGAAGTGGCCCCAAGACCCAGCCAAGAAAGCTCCAGGCGGAGCTGCCCGCGTCAACGCAACAGCGCACGCCCCGGCCCATGCCGGCGCTGGAGGCGGGGTTCGCCCGGACGCCTCGGCCCCGGTCCGAGCCCGTCGAGGAGGCGGCCGAGGACCTGGAGTCGCTCGACGAACCCAGCGACCTGTCGACCCAGCAGTTCCGCACGCGGCCTCCGCGTCCCGGGGCCGCCTCGGCGGGGGCTCGTGGGAGCGCGCGGGGCGCGGCGCGAGGTGGCTCACGTTCCGATACGCCCGTGCAGACGCCCGCGGCGAAATCGTCGGGGTCGAAGTGGGTGGGGCGGTTGTTCCTGCTCCTGCTGCTGGGCGGCGTGGGCTGGGCGGCGACCCAGCCGCTGGTTCGCGCGCAGTTCGTCCCCGCCTTTGAGTCCGTGAAGGCCTGGGTGAAGGCGGAGCTGGACCCCCAACCCGCGAAGGACCCCGCGCTCGACGCGGCCTGGCCTCCGCAGCAGAAGCCCGGGCCTCCGCCGGGGTTCCCTGGCACCACCCCGGCGCCGGACCCACGTCCGGCCGCCCAGGCCGCGGCCGTCGAGCCCACCCCCGAGCCCGAGGTCCGCACGCCCCCTCCGGAAGCGCCCGTGGTGAAGTCCGCTTCGGGGACGCGCAAGGACAAGGAGACCTCGGTCGCGAAGGGGACCGTCGACCCGGGTAAGGGTGGGGCGCGTGGGGGACGTGGCAAGGAGTCCAAGCCGAAGACGGACACGGAACCTGTCACCACCGTGACGCAGGACCCGGATGCGCTGGCCGAGGTGGTGGACACCAGCTCCGCGCGAGGGGCCGCGAAGGCGGGGATGGGGTGGCTCAGTCTCAGCACGGTGCCTCCGGCGGCCGTGTTCGATGGCTCCACCCAGTTGGGGACCACGCCGCTGAGGAAGTTCCCCCTCCCGGTGGGGACGTACTCCTTGCGAGTGGTGGACCCCTCGAATGCCGACGCGGTGAGCCGGCGTCTGTCCGCGCCCATCAACCCCGGCAAGGAGACGACGATTCAAATCCGACTGGCGGACCTCCCTCTGTTCAAGGAGTGA
- a CDS encoding cyclic nucleotide-binding domain-containing protein, producing MPGATGGQSVGGARMGTDADGALRAVRSLVELDETEEAAQLYEELGASQRERLRKQAAQRPPKERRGLVEVLRRARDFLGAARLMDGSGDDAAAADLYAQSGQYLDAAEAWLRAGDSVRAAAFFERGGALERALEVYRGLGARESMAQCLVRLKRPFDAADLYRELGQPHAEVEVLGSVTPEDPRYIEAVLRMCRLLDVEGFTHRALAVLVDSLTSSDAARAEPAMVTERARLLRRMGMNAEAEAVLGRRNVPSAKPVANGYRFLKAIPIFSELSLEDMKDLYRQARQVVLAQGSVVLGKGEPAVGLLVLMEGTVDVFSGPEPDARRLNSLGPGAYLGEISLVQDAPVSAHVRARTAVRALRISRTAFEHYLDTHEAAALRIYRLFTQNLAERVRALSA from the coding sequence ATGCCAGGAGCCACAGGCGGTCAGAGCGTGGGGGGCGCACGCATGGGGACGGATGCCGACGGCGCGTTGCGGGCGGTGCGGTCGCTGGTGGAACTGGACGAAACAGAAGAGGCGGCACAGCTCTATGAGGAGCTGGGGGCCTCTCAGCGGGAGCGGCTGCGCAAGCAGGCGGCTCAGCGGCCCCCCAAGGAGCGGCGCGGGCTGGTGGAGGTGCTGCGCAGGGCGCGCGACTTCCTGGGCGCCGCGCGGCTGATGGATGGCAGTGGCGATGATGCCGCCGCCGCAGACCTGTATGCCCAGAGTGGTCAGTATCTGGATGCCGCGGAGGCGTGGCTGCGCGCGGGGGACTCCGTGCGCGCGGCGGCGTTCTTCGAGCGGGGCGGCGCCCTGGAGCGGGCGCTGGAGGTGTATCGCGGCCTGGGCGCCCGGGAGTCGATGGCGCAGTGTCTGGTCCGGCTCAAGCGCCCCTTCGACGCGGCGGACCTCTACCGGGAGCTGGGCCAGCCACACGCCGAAGTGGAGGTCCTGGGCAGCGTGACGCCCGAGGACCCTCGCTACATCGAGGCGGTGCTGCGCATGTGCCGCCTTCTGGACGTGGAGGGCTTCACGCACCGGGCGCTCGCGGTGCTGGTGGACTCGCTGACTAGCTCCGACGCGGCGCGCGCCGAGCCGGCGATGGTGACGGAGCGGGCCCGGCTCCTGCGCCGCATGGGGATGAACGCGGAGGCGGAGGCGGTGTTGGGCCGCCGCAACGTGCCCAGCGCGAAGCCGGTGGCCAACGGGTACCGGTTCCTCAAGGCCATCCCCATCTTCAGCGAGCTGTCGCTGGAGGACATGAAGGACCTCTATCGGCAGGCCCGGCAGGTCGTGCTCGCGCAGGGCTCGGTGGTGCTGGGCAAGGGCGAGCCCGCCGTGGGGCTCCTGGTGCTCATGGAGGGGACGGTGGATGTCTTCAGCGGCCCCGAGCCGGACGCCCGGCGCCTCAACTCACTGGGGCCGGGGGCCTATCTCGGGGAGATTTCGCTGGTGCAGGACGCTCCGGTGTCCGCGCACGTGCGGGCGCGGACGGCCGTGCGTGCACTGCGCATCAGCCGCACCGCCTTCGAGCACTACCTCGACACCCACGAGGCCGCGGCGCTCCGCATCTACCGGCTCTTCACCCAGAACCTGGCGGAGCGGGTGCGCGCCTTGAGTGCGTGA
- a CDS encoding TetR/AcrR family transcriptional regulator, translated as MARPRSGKTSTNAPEPEVAGESDARARLIAASYRVLAERGYDATTVKEVARVAGVNQGLVHYYFGSKDALLLAVTREHSQQYVAELRRLREDTPLEQLADASFAWGERHLRSAPEQFRLRYELFALGLRNAELTSAVAELQSQGDSEVARVVARYRSGDDTKPEPIDQHYASIIKACFDGLALQSLLDPTFDATPVYALLKQMVMKSMDGPGATKAPPRRASSSRGQARRGGPRPRTRRRVRPPR; from the coding sequence ATGGCTCGACCACGCAGCGGCAAGACCTCAACCAACGCGCCGGAGCCGGAGGTCGCGGGCGAGTCGGATGCTCGCGCCCGGCTCATCGCCGCGAGCTACCGAGTGCTCGCCGAGCGTGGCTACGACGCGACGACGGTGAAGGAGGTCGCGCGGGTGGCGGGAGTGAACCAGGGGTTGGTTCACTACTACTTCGGAAGCAAGGACGCGTTGTTGCTCGCGGTGACGCGAGAGCACAGCCAACAGTATGTGGCGGAGTTGCGGCGGCTTCGGGAGGACACGCCGCTGGAGCAGCTGGCGGATGCGAGCTTCGCGTGGGGGGAGCGTCACCTGCGCTCGGCTCCGGAGCAGTTCCGGCTGCGCTACGAACTGTTCGCGCTGGGACTTCGCAACGCGGAACTCACGTCCGCGGTCGCCGAGCTCCAGTCGCAGGGCGACTCAGAGGTGGCGCGGGTGGTGGCGCGCTATCGCAGTGGGGATGACACGAAGCCCGAGCCCATCGATCAACACTACGCCTCCATCATCAAGGCGTGTTTCGACGGACTCGCGCTCCAGTCGTTGCTGGACCCCACGTTCGATGCGACACCTGTGTATGCGCTGTTGAAGCAGATGGTGATGAAGAGCATGGATGGGCCGGGGGCAACCAAGGCCCCGCCGCGCCGGGCTTCATCATCCAGAGGACAGGCTCGGCGAGGGGGACCTCGGCCTCGGACCCGGCGCCGTGTGCGCCCACCTCGGTGA
- a CDS encoding efflux RND transporter periplasmic adaptor subunit, with product MRMSLKALCLSAWALVGLACGRSAPPAEPPTAVRIATVGRAGAPADARFSAEIQPATRVDVAFKVGGYVESIAKVRDVDGHPRIIQEGDSVREGMELARLRTTDYAQKLTEARAALAQARAAEEQAQINFDRTTKLVSAEVATPAQLDAARTQRDSSAAAAAVARARVEEARTALDDTQLRSPLTGVVLKRAIEIGVLAAPGTVAFSVAETQSVRVVFGVPDTLLPNVRLGAPQAVITQAFPGQQFQGRISRIAPSADPKSRVFAVEVSIPNADQRLKPGMVAALSLRGGEAAALQPELLVPLSAIVRAPGKPDAFAVFVLEAQDGKSVARAREVELGEYLGNVIPVKRGLKAGERIVVTGASLLSDGEAVEVIP from the coding sequence ATGAGGATGTCGTTGAAGGCCCTCTGCTTGTCGGCGTGGGCCCTGGTCGGACTCGCATGCGGGCGAAGTGCACCTCCCGCCGAGCCTCCCACCGCGGTGCGCATCGCCACCGTGGGCCGGGCCGGAGCCCCCGCGGATGCCCGGTTCTCCGCGGAGATTCAACCCGCCACGCGAGTCGACGTGGCCTTCAAGGTCGGCGGCTACGTGGAGTCCATCGCCAAGGTGCGCGACGTGGATGGCCACCCTCGCATCATCCAGGAAGGCGACTCTGTCCGCGAGGGCATGGAGCTCGCGAGGCTGCGCACCACGGACTATGCGCAGAAGCTCACGGAGGCCCGCGCCGCGCTCGCCCAGGCCCGCGCGGCCGAGGAACAGGCGCAGATCAACTTCGACCGCACGACGAAGCTCGTCAGCGCGGAGGTCGCAACACCCGCCCAGCTCGACGCGGCGCGCACGCAGCGGGACAGCTCCGCGGCGGCGGCGGCCGTGGCCCGAGCGCGTGTGGAAGAAGCCCGCACCGCGCTCGACGACACCCAGCTGCGCTCTCCACTGACGGGCGTGGTGCTCAAGCGAGCCATCGAGATTGGCGTCCTGGCCGCGCCCGGCACCGTCGCGTTCTCCGTCGCGGAGACCCAGAGCGTCCGGGTGGTGTTCGGTGTGCCCGACACGCTCCTGCCCAACGTCCGGCTGGGCGCCCCTCAGGCGGTCATCACCCAGGCGTTCCCTGGCCAGCAGTTCCAGGGACGCATCTCTCGCATCGCCCCTTCCGCCGACCCGAAGAGCCGTGTCTTCGCGGTGGAGGTCTCCATCCCCAACGCCGACCAGCGGCTCAAGCCCGGCATGGTGGCCGCGCTGTCCCTTCGCGGCGGTGAAGCCGCGGCCCTCCAACCCGAGCTGCTCGTGCCGCTGTCGGCCATCGTGCGCGCGCCGGGCAAGCCCGATGCCTTCGCCGTCTTCGTCCTCGAGGCCCAGGACGGCAAGAGCGTGGCGAGGGCCCGCGAGGTGGAGCTGGGCGAGTACCTGGGCAACGTCATTCCGGTGAAGCGAGGGCTGAAGGCCGGTGAGCGCATCGTCGTCACGGGAGCCAGCCTGCTCTCGGACGGCGAGGCGGTGGAGGTGATTCCTTGA